From the Bacteroidota bacterium genome, the window TTGAATAAATAACTGTGCCGATTGTAAGGAGAAAAGTTCGCGGAGTTCTTTTTCTTCGGCAATTTTATTTTTCACTATTATTATCGTGAAATCATCAGGTCTGCCTTCTGTTTCATCGCTTCGCTGAATGATGCCCCGGGCATAAAGTGAATCAAATACACTAAGGCATTGCTTCAGGTTTTGTTGTGCTGCTGCCGACGACGAATCGGAGAATCTGGTCTGCCACGCCTCATTGAACTGCCTGATAAACCATCTTCTTTTTTCGCCTGTAATTTTATTATTATAAAAGTAATAAGGACGCACTTCACTGTAAATCTGCTTTTTCTCGGCTAAAATCTCCGCATCCGACTTTTTAACTGCAAAATCAAAAGGCGCAATCAGGTCTTCATACATCCAGGGCTTACTTTTCTGGAATTCGTATTTAAACGTATAGTCTTTGGGAAACAATGCAACAATGACAGCAATCGTACTTACAAATAGTACGGTCTTTATTATGAAATCCTTTTTCCGGACAATACTATTTATAATATCCATTTTTCAGGTAGTTCTGTTTATCACGAAATTATTAAATATTCGGCTTAATGAGGAACTTATTTCAAAAATTGTTTACTTTGTGTGATGATGATGACTGTTAACTGTAAGAAATGAAATACGGAGTATGCACCCTTAGCATGGCTCCCGTGCGAAAGTCGCCCTCGAGCCGCTCAGAAATGAGCAATCAGCTTTTATTCGGTGATTTGATTGAAATCCTTGACCGGGTTGACAGTTGGCTTTTTATCCGTTCAGTTTTTGATTCGTACGAAGGCTGGCTTGACTTCAGGCAGGTAACGGAAGTGAGCAATGAGTATTTCGAAAAAGCTGCTTCTGCGGCTCTATGCGTATGTTGCGACCCTGTCGGGATATTGAAAGACGAACACGGCAACCTGAAAGTAAGAATTGTAGCCGGGAGCTCCTTGCCGGGTATGAATGATAATCATTTTGAAATTGATGGCTCACACTATTTCTATGATGGCAATTCGGCTGTGATGCACGGAAATGCAAGCCGCGAAAATATCTGCAACATCGCTCTTGCTTATCTTGAAGCACCTTATCTATGGGGCGGACGAAGCCCTTTCGGAATAGACTGCTCCGGTTTTGTTCAGGCAGTGTTTAAAATCGGAGGACTCCCGATGAAACGCGATGCATCTCAGCAGGCAATGCAGGGTAACACTATCAGCTTCCTCGAAGAATCCCTGCCGGGCGATTTGGTTTATTTTGATAATGAAGAAGGCGTCATCATTCATACAGGAATATTACTTGAAAACAATAAAATCATTCATTCATCCGGAAAAGTCAGGATTGATAATATTGACCATGAAGGGATTTTCAATCACGAACTCCAAAAATATACACATCGGCTTCGCTTGATTAAAAGTGTAATCGCCTAAAAATAATCCAGGTATTATATTAGATTACGAATGTTGATATTTTGTCCATGAACGGCCATTGTATAATCATGAACATTTATTCGTATTCTTTGTTGCCCGAAGCTTTTTTTATATATTTGTACAAAGGTATTCAACTGCCTTTTATAAAAAAACAAAAAAGCTATGAAGAAAAGTATTCTTTCCGGGATATTATTCCTGCTTGCTATACGCATTTTTGCACAGTATACCGGCACTGCCGAAGAACCTGCTTTTCCACAGGGCGACAGACAAAAAGTGGATGAGCTGACAGCACTTTGCAGCGAATTTGTATTCGATAATCCTCAGCAAGCATTGCAGTATGGTGAAAAAGGACTGAAACTCGCCCGCAGCCTTAATTATGATGAAGGTACTGCAGCAGCACTTACGCAGCTTGCTGCCATCTCACACATGCAGCACGACTACGATCAGGCAATTATTCTTTATAAAGAAGCCATCAGTATTTATTATCGCTTAGATATGAAAAAGCCGCTTGCCGACAACCTTAGCGGTTTGGGAGTAGTGCAGGCCGCTAAAGGCGACTTTAGTGAAGCACAATTTTTCTTTACTCAAGCTCTTGATATCTATAACCTGCTCGCCGATAAAAAAAAGATTTCTGAAATACTGAAAGACATTACCACACTTTATCAGGTTCAGGGCGGGCATAGCGAAATGCTCGAAGAAATTGAAATGATTAGAAACACCGACGGTCAAAAAAGTAATCAAAAAATTAAAGCCCTTCGCTATCTCGGACTCATTTATTATTATATGGGCAATTATTCCGAATCATTGAAGTGTTATAAGCGAGGTTTGGAAATTGCTGAACAAGATAACAGCATATTAGAAATATGCCGGCTCTGCAACAATATTGGCATTCTTTATAAAGAGAACAGCAAGTTTGAACAAGCCGTTGATTATTATCTCAGAGCGCTTGAAATTGAAAAGAAAATGGCCAACACCAAAAACGTTTCAAATACGCTGAAATACCTTGCCATGGTGTATGAAGCACAAGGCAATCTCGAGCGTTCAACCATCTATTATCTGCGGGCTATTAATGTAGATCAGAACGTTGCCGACAGCACCGGCATTGCCTATACTTGCCTCCAGCTCGGAAAAAATTATTTGTTGCAATCGCGTTTCGATCGGGCTTCCGAATTTATTGAAAGGGCCATTAAAACGGGTTTGGTGAGCAACGATCAATTCTTACTCGCTTCTGCCTATTTTACAATGGGACAGATGTACCAAAAACAAAACATTGGCTCTGCAGCTGAAATTTGCTTTGTAAAAGCACTCGATATTGCAACCGATATTAAATCGACTACCATTATTAAAGAGTGTTTCCAGAATCTTGCTGCCATGTATTCAAAAGGTGGCGATTACCGAAAGGCGTTTGAATATACCGCAACCTTTTCCAACCTTAAAGACTCAATGTATAATGTGGAAAGTACAAGCCGGTTCCGGCAATTGCAATCGAAGTTTGAAATCGATATGAAGCAGAAGCAATATGATATGCTGCGGAAGAATTTTGAAATCAATCAGCTTACCATGCAGAATCAAAGCACAGTGAGAAATTTTCTCATTGCCTTGCTGGTGCTTATCGGCATTTTCCTTTTCATGCTCTATAATCGATTTATTGCAGCTCGTAAAAGCAATATCCTTTTGAATACCCAGAAAGCCGAAATTGCATTGGTAAATGAGGAGTTGCTGCAATTGAATGTGCAGAATTCAAAACAAAACAAAATTACGGATGAACTGAATAAGGAACTATTACTTACAAATGACAAACTGCTGAATTCAGAGAAACGTTTAACCGAACTTATTGTAACAAAAGATAAATTCTTCTCAATTATTTCTCACGACCTTAGAAATCCTTTTGCCTCCATCATTGGTTTTGCACGCATTGTGAAGCGTGACCTTAAAAAACTTACAACGGACGAAATGGACGAACTTCTTCATGAGCTCGATAAATCAGTGTGTCAGGTAAATTCGCTGCTCGACAATATCCTGCAGTGGTCGCGTTCTCAAACAGGAAAAATACTTTTTACTCCCGAACACTTCGAATTAATAGAACCCCTTAATGCAATCATTAATTTGTTGCAAAGCAATATCAAAGTAAAGGAGATAAACATCCATATTTCAATTCAGGATAATTTTCTCATTTATGCCGACAGAAATATGCTTGATGTTATTCTCCGGAATTTAGTCTCAAATGCAATAAAGTTTTCTTCACGGGGTGGAAACATCGACATTACTGCCCATAATAGTGGTGATACCGTGAGCGTTTCCGTTAAAGACAACGGAACCGGTATGAGCCCCGAAAGTGTGGAACGGCTTTTTAAAGTAGGAGAGAGCTTCAGCAAGCACGGCACCGACGATGAAAAAGGAAGCGGTCTGGGATTGATTCTCTGTAAAGAATTTATTGACCGCCATCAGGGAAAAATCTTTGCTGAGTCTGTTGAAGGAAAAGGAAGTACCTTTACCTTTGTGATACCTTTCAATAACCCCCAAGCATAATTATTGGTTGCTTCTGGTACGAAAATTGAAAGACTTAGAAAAAGGAAACGTGAAAAGGTTCATCTCATCGATTGTTTTAATTACGTTGTTTATTTGCGGAATGTATGCCCATGCTCAGGAGCCTGTTGTCGCACGGGCAATTATTATTGATGGCGATACGCTGCCAATTATTGCTCTGGATGATGTGCGCATTTATGGTCCCATCATTTTCAAAAGTAAGCATGAAGCCATTAAATTTACCAGGCTTATCCGCGATGTAAAAATTGTTTATCCTTATGCCAGAGTGGTTGGTGTGAAGGTTAAGGAATACAACGATATTATTGAGCAGACCTCAAGCAGAAAAGAAAAGAAACAAAAAATGAACGTTGCCGAAGACGAATTAAAATCTCAGTTTGAGGCTGATATTAAAAACCTGACCGATGTGCAGGGCGTAATGCTTATGAAGCTCATTGACCGGGAAACCGGCAATAGTTCATACGAACTCATTAAAGAATTTAAAGGTGGGTTGATGGCCGTTTTTTATCAGTCACTCGGGAAATTATTTGGCTTTAACCTGAAAGTAACCTACGACCCTGGCGGAGAGGATAAAGATATTGAACAAATCGTTTTGATGATAGAAAGCGGGCAGCTGTAAAGCTATTTGCCACGGCCCTGAAGGATGATGAGCGCTGTATAAATCAGAATTTTAAAATCCATGGCAAGCGACATATTTTCGATGTACAGAATGTCGTATTTGAGCCGTTCAACCATTTGCTCAACATTTTCAGCATAACCGTATTTCACCTG encodes:
- a CDS encoding DUF4294 domain-containing protein; this translates as MKRFISSIVLITLFICGMYAHAQEPVVARAIIIDGDTLPIIALDDVRIYGPIIFKSKHEAIKFTRLIRDVKIVYPYARVVGVKVKEYNDIIEQTSSRKEKKQKMNVAEDELKSQFEADIKNLTDVQGVMLMKLIDRETGNSSYELIKEFKGGLMAVFYQSLGKLFGFNLKVTYDPGGEDKDIEQIVLMIESGQL
- a CDS encoding tetratricopeptide repeat-containing sensor histidine kinase → MKKSILSGILFLLAIRIFAQYTGTAEEPAFPQGDRQKVDELTALCSEFVFDNPQQALQYGEKGLKLARSLNYDEGTAAALTQLAAISHMQHDYDQAIILYKEAISIYYRLDMKKPLADNLSGLGVVQAAKGDFSEAQFFFTQALDIYNLLADKKKISEILKDITTLYQVQGGHSEMLEEIEMIRNTDGQKSNQKIKALRYLGLIYYYMGNYSESLKCYKRGLEIAEQDNSILEICRLCNNIGILYKENSKFEQAVDYYLRALEIEKKMANTKNVSNTLKYLAMVYEAQGNLERSTIYYLRAINVDQNVADSTGIAYTCLQLGKNYLLQSRFDRASEFIERAIKTGLVSNDQFLLASAYFTMGQMYQKQNIGSAAEICFVKALDIATDIKSTTIIKECFQNLAAMYSKGGDYRKAFEYTATFSNLKDSMYNVESTSRFRQLQSKFEIDMKQKQYDMLRKNFEINQLTMQNQSTVRNFLIALLVLIGIFLFMLYNRFIAARKSNILLNTQKAEIALVNEELLQLNVQNSKQNKITDELNKELLLTNDKLLNSEKRLTELIVTKDKFFSIISHDLRNPFASIIGFARIVKRDLKKLTTDEMDELLHELDKSVCQVNSLLDNILQWSRSQTGKILFTPEHFELIEPLNAIINLLQSNIKVKEINIHISIQDNFLIYADRNMLDVILRNLVSNAIKFSSRGGNIDITAHNSGDTVSVSVKDNGTGMSPESVERLFKVGESFSKHGTDDEKGSGLGLILCKEFIDRHQGKIFAESVEGKGSTFTFVIPFNNPQA
- a CDS encoding C40 family peptidase → MKYGVCTLSMAPVRKSPSSRSEMSNQLLFGDLIEILDRVDSWLFIRSVFDSYEGWLDFRQVTEVSNEYFEKAASAALCVCCDPVGILKDEHGNLKVRIVAGSSLPGMNDNHFEIDGSHYFYDGNSAVMHGNASRENICNIALAYLEAPYLWGGRSPFGIDCSGFVQAVFKIGGLPMKRDASQQAMQGNTISFLEESLPGDLVYFDNEEGVIIHTGILLENNKIIHSSGKVRIDNIDHEGIFNHELQKYTHRLRLIKSVIA